A genomic segment from Odontesthes bonariensis isolate fOdoBon6 chromosome 8, fOdoBon6.hap1, whole genome shotgun sequence encodes:
- the LOC142385564 gene encoding basic helix-loop-helix ARNT-like protein 1 isoform X2, translated as MSAGGSDGTADKPADRAAEEDRLSQAGCLMSAVELPRKRKGDVEGRSDTHVQQSLDLQMDDDLSRSEGEDQQVKMKCFREPHRQIEKRRRDKMNNLIDELSAMIPACQPMARKLDKLTVLRKAVQHLKALKVGTSSAFTDTTCKPSILPHDDLRHLLLRAADGFLLVVSCDRAKILFISESVSKILNFSPLDLTGQSLFDFIHHKDINKVKEQLSSSEMLPRQRLIDATTGVPIQSEPPVRTSHLTTGARRSFFCRMKHSRVAGKHEDKHLLPCTSKKKDTYRYCTLHCTGYMRSWPSSQLDPEGDPADKETSSLNCLVTVCRLLTHVSHQPSKDINIKATEFITRCAIDGKFTFVDQQATIVIGYLPQEVLGTSCYEYFHQDDLQHLAGNHRQVLRSKEKIETQRYRFKTKYGSYVSLQSQWFSFTNPWTKEVEFIVSLNRVVSGPGHTKDNEEAGSSKALQETKQIPEILGLSVGVGTMIYAGNIGTQIANELIDSYRANSSPSSGASSPFGSIQEKFPQTSRSASSGEEGAGSSSQSLSQSDSKTAAGASGETSESTGETSQLDLVNMVVPGLSSFSSDESDMAVIMSLLETDVNMGQSDFEDLHWPF; from the exons ATCGTGCTGCAGAGGAGGACAGACTGAGCCAAGCAGGATGCTTGATGTCAGCAGTAGAGCTTCCAAGGAAACGAAAGGGAGATGTGGAGGGGAGGTCAGACACCCATGTACA GCAAAGCCTCGACCTCCAAATGGACGACGACCTCAGCAG ATCCGAAGGGGAGGATCAGCAAGTCAAGATGAAATGTTTCAG GGAGCCTCACCGCCAGATTGAAAAGCGTCGGAGGGACAAAATGAACAATCTCATTGATGAGCTGTCTGCCATGATCCCTGCCTGTCAGCCCATGGCTCGAAAACTTGACAAACTCACCGTGCTACGGAAAGCTGTACAACACCTGAAAGCCCTCAAAG TTGGAACAAGCAGCGCCTTTACAGACACCACCTGCAAGCCTTCCATCCTGCCTCATGATGACCTTAGGCACCTTCTGCTCCGG GCTGCGGATGGTTTTCTGTTAGTTGTAAGTTGTGACCGGGCGAAAATCCTATTCATCTCAGAGTCTGTCTCCAAGATCCTCAACTTCAGCCCG TTGGATTTGACTGGGCAGAGTTTGTTTGATTTCATCCACCACAAAGACATCAACAAGGTGAAGGAACAGCTGTCATCTTCAGAGATGCTTCCTCGCCAACGCCTCATTGATGCAACAA CTGGAGTTCCGATCCAGTCGGAGCCCCCCGTCAGGACATCCCACCTGACAACTGGAGCTCGGCGATCTTTCTTCTGTCGCATGAAGCACAGTCGGGTTGCTGGGAAGCATGAAGACAAGCACTTGTTGCCTTGTACCTCTAAAAAGAAAG ACACATACAGATACTGTACCCTCCACTGCACTGGATACATGCGGAGTTGGCCGAGCAGCCAGCTGGACCCAGAAGGTGACCCCGCTGACAAGGAAACCTCCAGCCTGAACTGCCTGGTGACGGTGTGCCGCCTCCTCACTCATGTTTCCCACCAGCCCTCCAAAGACATCAACATCAAAGCCACTGAGTTCATTACCCGCTGTGCAATCGACGGAAAGTTCACTTTTGTAGATCAACA AGCCACAATAGTCATTGGTTATTTGCCGCAGGAGGTACTTGGCACGTCGTGCTACGAATACTTCCATCAAGACGACCTGCAGCACCTCGCAGGGAATCACAGGCAAG TTCTTCGAAGCAAAGAAAAGATTGAGACACAGCGCTACAGGTTCAAAACAAAATATGGCTCCTATGTTTCGCTCCAAAGTCAGTGGTTTAGTTTCACAAATCCATGGACCAAAGAAGTTGAGTTTATCGTGTCTTTAAACAGGGTTGTCTC GGGGCCTGGTCACACAAAAGATAATGAAGAAGCAGGCAGCTCAAAAGCACTTCAGG AAACGAAGCAAATACCAGAAATTCTTGGCCTCTCCGTTGGTGTGGGCACAATGATCTACGCTGGCAACATAGGGACCCAAATTGCAAATGAGCTCATTGACTCCTACAG GGCGAACTCATCCCCATCAAGCGGAGCTTCAAGTCCATTTGGCTCTATCCAAGAGAAATTTCCACAGACCAGCAGGAGT GCATCCAGTGGTGAGGAGGGAGCAGGCAGCTCTTCacagtccctgtcccagtctgACTCAAAGACAGCAGCAGGTGCTAGCGGTGAAACGTCAGAAAGTACAG GTGAGACGTCCCAATTGGACTTGGTGAACATGGTGGTTCCAGGGCTGAGCAGCTTCAGCAGTGACGAGTCCGACATGGCAGTCATCATGAGCTTGCTGGAGACGGACGTAAACATGGGTCAATCAGACTTTGAGGATTTACACTGGCCTTTTTAG
- the LOC142385564 gene encoding basic helix-loop-helix ARNT-like protein 1 isoform X1 produces MSAGGSDGTADKPADRAAEEDRLSQAGCLMSAVELPRKRKGDVEGRSDTHVQQSLDLQMDDDLSRSEGEDQQVKMKCFREPHRQIEKRRRDKMNNLIDELSAMIPACQPMARKLDKLTVLRKAVQHLKALKVGTSSAFTDTTCKPSILPHDDLRHLLLRAADGFLLVVSCDRAKILFISESVSKILNFSPLDLTGQSLFDFIHHKDINKVKEQLSSSEMLPRQRLIDATTGVPIQSEPPVRTSHLTTGARRSFFCRMKHSRVAGKHEDKHLLPCTSKKKDTYRYCTLHCTGYMRSWPSSQLDPEGDPADKETSSLNCLVTVCRLLTHVSHQPSKDINIKATEFITRCAIDGKFTFVDQQATIVIGYLPQEVLGTSCYEYFHQDDLQHLAGNHRQVLRSKEKIETQRYRFKTKYGSYVSLQSQWFSFTNPWTKEVEFIVSLNRVVSGPGHTKDNEEAGSSKALQEETKQIPEILGLSVGVGTMIYAGNIGTQIANELIDSYRANSSPSSGASSPFGSIQEKFPQTSRSASSGEEGAGSSSQSLSQSDSKTAAGASGETSESTGETSQLDLVNMVVPGLSSFSSDESDMAVIMSLLETDVNMGQSDFEDLHWPF; encoded by the exons ATCGTGCTGCAGAGGAGGACAGACTGAGCCAAGCAGGATGCTTGATGTCAGCAGTAGAGCTTCCAAGGAAACGAAAGGGAGATGTGGAGGGGAGGTCAGACACCCATGTACA GCAAAGCCTCGACCTCCAAATGGACGACGACCTCAGCAG ATCCGAAGGGGAGGATCAGCAAGTCAAGATGAAATGTTTCAG GGAGCCTCACCGCCAGATTGAAAAGCGTCGGAGGGACAAAATGAACAATCTCATTGATGAGCTGTCTGCCATGATCCCTGCCTGTCAGCCCATGGCTCGAAAACTTGACAAACTCACCGTGCTACGGAAAGCTGTACAACACCTGAAAGCCCTCAAAG TTGGAACAAGCAGCGCCTTTACAGACACCACCTGCAAGCCTTCCATCCTGCCTCATGATGACCTTAGGCACCTTCTGCTCCGG GCTGCGGATGGTTTTCTGTTAGTTGTAAGTTGTGACCGGGCGAAAATCCTATTCATCTCAGAGTCTGTCTCCAAGATCCTCAACTTCAGCCCG TTGGATTTGACTGGGCAGAGTTTGTTTGATTTCATCCACCACAAAGACATCAACAAGGTGAAGGAACAGCTGTCATCTTCAGAGATGCTTCCTCGCCAACGCCTCATTGATGCAACAA CTGGAGTTCCGATCCAGTCGGAGCCCCCCGTCAGGACATCCCACCTGACAACTGGAGCTCGGCGATCTTTCTTCTGTCGCATGAAGCACAGTCGGGTTGCTGGGAAGCATGAAGACAAGCACTTGTTGCCTTGTACCTCTAAAAAGAAAG ACACATACAGATACTGTACCCTCCACTGCACTGGATACATGCGGAGTTGGCCGAGCAGCCAGCTGGACCCAGAAGGTGACCCCGCTGACAAGGAAACCTCCAGCCTGAACTGCCTGGTGACGGTGTGCCGCCTCCTCACTCATGTTTCCCACCAGCCCTCCAAAGACATCAACATCAAAGCCACTGAGTTCATTACCCGCTGTGCAATCGACGGAAAGTTCACTTTTGTAGATCAACA AGCCACAATAGTCATTGGTTATTTGCCGCAGGAGGTACTTGGCACGTCGTGCTACGAATACTTCCATCAAGACGACCTGCAGCACCTCGCAGGGAATCACAGGCAAG TTCTTCGAAGCAAAGAAAAGATTGAGACACAGCGCTACAGGTTCAAAACAAAATATGGCTCCTATGTTTCGCTCCAAAGTCAGTGGTTTAGTTTCACAAATCCATGGACCAAAGAAGTTGAGTTTATCGTGTCTTTAAACAGGGTTGTCTC GGGGCCTGGTCACACAAAAGATAATGAAGAAGCAGGCAGCTCAAAAGCACTTCAGG AAGAAACGAAGCAAATACCAGAAATTCTTGGCCTCTCCGTTGGTGTGGGCACAATGATCTACGCTGGCAACATAGGGACCCAAATTGCAAATGAGCTCATTGACTCCTACAG GGCGAACTCATCCCCATCAAGCGGAGCTTCAAGTCCATTTGGCTCTATCCAAGAGAAATTTCCACAGACCAGCAGGAGT GCATCCAGTGGTGAGGAGGGAGCAGGCAGCTCTTCacagtccctgtcccagtctgACTCAAAGACAGCAGCAGGTGCTAGCGGTGAAACGTCAGAAAGTACAG GTGAGACGTCCCAATTGGACTTGGTGAACATGGTGGTTCCAGGGCTGAGCAGCTTCAGCAGTGACGAGTCCGACATGGCAGTCATCATGAGCTTGCTGGAGACGGACGTAAACATGGGTCAATCAGACTTTGAGGATTTACACTGGCCTTTTTAG
- the LOC142385564 gene encoding basic helix-loop-helix ARNT-like protein 1 isoform X3 translates to MSAVELPRKRKGDVEGRSDTHVQQSLDLQMDDDLSRSEGEDQQVKMKCFREPHRQIEKRRRDKMNNLIDELSAMIPACQPMARKLDKLTVLRKAVQHLKALKVGTSSAFTDTTCKPSILPHDDLRHLLLRAADGFLLVVSCDRAKILFISESVSKILNFSPLDLTGQSLFDFIHHKDINKVKEQLSSSEMLPRQRLIDATTGVPIQSEPPVRTSHLTTGARRSFFCRMKHSRVAGKHEDKHLLPCTSKKKDTYRYCTLHCTGYMRSWPSSQLDPEGDPADKETSSLNCLVTVCRLLTHVSHQPSKDINIKATEFITRCAIDGKFTFVDQQATIVIGYLPQEVLGTSCYEYFHQDDLQHLAGNHRQVLRSKEKIETQRYRFKTKYGSYVSLQSQWFSFTNPWTKEVEFIVSLNRVVSGPGHTKDNEEAGSSKALQEETKQIPEILGLSVGVGTMIYAGNIGTQIANELIDSYRANSSPSSGASSPFGSIQEKFPQTSRSASSGEEGAGSSSQSLSQSDSKTAAGASGETSESTGETSQLDLVNMVVPGLSSFSSDESDMAVIMSLLETDVNMGQSDFEDLHWPF, encoded by the exons ATGTCAGCAGTAGAGCTTCCAAGGAAACGAAAGGGAGATGTGGAGGGGAGGTCAGACACCCATGTACA GCAAAGCCTCGACCTCCAAATGGACGACGACCTCAGCAG ATCCGAAGGGGAGGATCAGCAAGTCAAGATGAAATGTTTCAG GGAGCCTCACCGCCAGATTGAAAAGCGTCGGAGGGACAAAATGAACAATCTCATTGATGAGCTGTCTGCCATGATCCCTGCCTGTCAGCCCATGGCTCGAAAACTTGACAAACTCACCGTGCTACGGAAAGCTGTACAACACCTGAAAGCCCTCAAAG TTGGAACAAGCAGCGCCTTTACAGACACCACCTGCAAGCCTTCCATCCTGCCTCATGATGACCTTAGGCACCTTCTGCTCCGG GCTGCGGATGGTTTTCTGTTAGTTGTAAGTTGTGACCGGGCGAAAATCCTATTCATCTCAGAGTCTGTCTCCAAGATCCTCAACTTCAGCCCG TTGGATTTGACTGGGCAGAGTTTGTTTGATTTCATCCACCACAAAGACATCAACAAGGTGAAGGAACAGCTGTCATCTTCAGAGATGCTTCCTCGCCAACGCCTCATTGATGCAACAA CTGGAGTTCCGATCCAGTCGGAGCCCCCCGTCAGGACATCCCACCTGACAACTGGAGCTCGGCGATCTTTCTTCTGTCGCATGAAGCACAGTCGGGTTGCTGGGAAGCATGAAGACAAGCACTTGTTGCCTTGTACCTCTAAAAAGAAAG ACACATACAGATACTGTACCCTCCACTGCACTGGATACATGCGGAGTTGGCCGAGCAGCCAGCTGGACCCAGAAGGTGACCCCGCTGACAAGGAAACCTCCAGCCTGAACTGCCTGGTGACGGTGTGCCGCCTCCTCACTCATGTTTCCCACCAGCCCTCCAAAGACATCAACATCAAAGCCACTGAGTTCATTACCCGCTGTGCAATCGACGGAAAGTTCACTTTTGTAGATCAACA AGCCACAATAGTCATTGGTTATTTGCCGCAGGAGGTACTTGGCACGTCGTGCTACGAATACTTCCATCAAGACGACCTGCAGCACCTCGCAGGGAATCACAGGCAAG TTCTTCGAAGCAAAGAAAAGATTGAGACACAGCGCTACAGGTTCAAAACAAAATATGGCTCCTATGTTTCGCTCCAAAGTCAGTGGTTTAGTTTCACAAATCCATGGACCAAAGAAGTTGAGTTTATCGTGTCTTTAAACAGGGTTGTCTC GGGGCCTGGTCACACAAAAGATAATGAAGAAGCAGGCAGCTCAAAAGCACTTCAGG AAGAAACGAAGCAAATACCAGAAATTCTTGGCCTCTCCGTTGGTGTGGGCACAATGATCTACGCTGGCAACATAGGGACCCAAATTGCAAATGAGCTCATTGACTCCTACAG GGCGAACTCATCCCCATCAAGCGGAGCTTCAAGTCCATTTGGCTCTATCCAAGAGAAATTTCCACAGACCAGCAGGAGT GCATCCAGTGGTGAGGAGGGAGCAGGCAGCTCTTCacagtccctgtcccagtctgACTCAAAGACAGCAGCAGGTGCTAGCGGTGAAACGTCAGAAAGTACAG GTGAGACGTCCCAATTGGACTTGGTGAACATGGTGGTTCCAGGGCTGAGCAGCTTCAGCAGTGACGAGTCCGACATGGCAGTCATCATGAGCTTGCTGGAGACGGACGTAAACATGGGTCAATCAGACTTTGAGGATTTACACTGGCCTTTTTAG